Proteins encoded by one window of Aphis gossypii isolate Hap1 chromosome X, ASM2018417v2, whole genome shotgun sequence:
- the LOC114124219 gene encoding Kruppel-like factor 2, producing the protein MILMDFCINDPSKTFWDDPKMYVDDPGLDTLLSLTVEELLPCNDQDDVTVSCDDCDESSKRQNIKETQKPKQQDKLNEVKHVLECTYPNCDKTYLKPSHLKVHMRRHSGEKPYGCMWPGCSWRFSRSDELSRHCRSHSGIKPYGCDVCEKRFSRSDHLTKHSRVHHKRMAAAAARSQWPRPQCQQRIGAKPTAAAAASPPVVGARQ; encoded by the exons ATGATACTAATGGAc ttttGCATCAACGACCCTAGCAAAACGTTTTGGGATGACCCCAAGATGTACGTAGACGACCCAGGTTTGGACACATTGCTGTCGCTGACTGTCGAAGAGCTGTTGCCATGCAATGACCAAGATGACGTGACCGTAAGCTGTGATGACTGTGACGAGAGCAGcaaaagacaaaatataaagGAAACACAAAAACCGAAACAGCAGGATAAATTAAACGAAGTTAAACATGTGCTGGAGTGCACGTATCCAAATTGTGATAAGACGTACTTGAAACCATCCCACCTCAAG GTGCACATGCGGAGGCACTCGGGCGAGAAGCCGTACGGGTGCATGTGGCCGGGCTGCTCTTGGCGGTTCTCCCGGTCCGACGAACTGTCCCGACACTGTCGGTCGCATTCCGGCATCAAGCCGTACGGTTGCGACGTGTGCGAAAAACGGTTTTCGCGGTCCGACCACCTGACCAAGCACTCGCGCGTCCACCACAAGCGAATGGCCGCGGCGGCCGCCCGGTCGCAGTGGCCGCGGCCACAGTGTCAGCAGCGAATCGGCGCGAAAccgaccgccgccgccgccgcctcgCCGCCGGTCGTCGGCGCTCGTCAGTGA